A single region of the Gasterosteus aculeatus chromosome 1, fGasAcu3.hap1.1, whole genome shotgun sequence genome encodes:
- the LOC144388425 gene encoding uncharacterized protein LOC144388425: protein MENALTQLIQTQTQQAQSLQALQDAITTLGRHLVKPEGPTEPSKVLTKQTGEDDIEAYLEVFERTAERERWPRAQWAGILAPFLIGEAQKACRDLSPADVNQYGALKAAILAHYGHNLQTRAQQFHAWEYDAAAPVRPQIATLMRLTRSWLTSGEGPPAIDRVAMDRCIRALPGGAKRHASQSCPETVDALVTLLENHQVTVQLMQSGRPPSQSDPRRDRQRLRKSDTEALGPSPRPQGGPPQPSRQRRPFVNPDRRKCFACGQEGHIAWNCPGEDILMPTAGSSDSPRKADSYLTTCWAHEGARAPKLPVRIGTQDAEALLDSGSAVTLLRPGLTSGPRGPPIPVSCVHGDSREYPTTHIKVQTTRGTFEVVAGLVENLPVPVLIGRDCPIFWRLWACRTAGHRRNCPTKKPGRDQKVKVAHACAAPSSPTTSSAEGTEEEALAPAEALAPAEAPAPAEAPAPAEAPTRRDPRLTEGSSNEVFSEFPPAEEASSTRPGQFGTAQWEDPNLEQARQNLAVVEGEPVAGVSASTFPHFSIKNGLLYRVAKLEERVVEQLLVPKRYINKVLYLAHSHLLGAHLGVEKTYDRVRERFYWPGVKKAVQDYCQICPQCQKTAPKVNYQNPLIPLPIIDIPFQRVAMDIVGPLPKSSRGHRFILVIMDYATRYPEAVPLRTASAKAVARELFLLFSRVGIAKEVLTDQGTCFMSRVMKEMCKLLKVSQIRTSVYHPQTDGLVERFNKTLKQMLRKAIDVEGKNWDQLIPFVLFSIREVPQASTGFSPFELLYGRRPRGMLDLAKEAWEQQPSAHRSAIEYVDQMQDRMAKVWPLVREHMQQAQHAQARIYNRRAQLREFQPGEFVLVLIPTVECKFLAKWHGPYEVIERVWEVNYKVRQPGRRKICQIYHINLLKKWHAPDSVPMAALTTETQDRVPSQVPLGPHLSPTHRQDMVELTGQFKDVFSDMPGRTTVINHDIITEPGKKVRLRPYRIPEAKRETIKEEVRRMLEMGVIEESHSAWSSPIVLTPKPDGSERFCNDFRKLNEISKFDAYPMPRVDELIERLGPARFVSTLDLTKGYWQVPLTETAKEKTAFATPEGLYHYRVLPFGVHGAPATFQRMMDQVLRPHREYAAAYLDDVVIHSPDWTTHVGHLKAVLGSLRRAGLTANPKKCHLGLEEAEYLGYTIGRGSVRPQSRKVEAIATWPKPATKRQVKTFLGLVGYYQCFIPHFATIAAPLHEMTKNSHPHQVLWSTEAEAAFTTLRRALCTEPILSTPNFEDTFIVHTDASGSGLGAVLSQVRGGEEHPVTYISRQGSGRHVGGDATYFSLEAGWKSRSF, encoded by the coding sequence ATGGAGAATGCACTGACACAGCTCATCCAGACCCAAACCCAGCAGGCCCAGAGTCTTCAAGCCTTACAGGACGCCATCACTACTCTTGGACGGCATCTGGTAAAGCCAGAGGGGCCGACGGAACCCAGTAAAGTTCTCACCAAGCAGACCGGTGAGGATGACATTGAGGCCTACCTAGAGGTTTTTGaaaggactgcagagagggaacGTTGGCCTAGAGCACAATGGGCAGGAATTCTAGCCCCTTTTTTAATTGGCGAAGCTCAAAAAGCCTGCCGGGACCTTTCCCCCGCTGACGTAAACCAGTATGGGGCATTGAAAGCTGCGATTTTGGCCCATTATGGACACAACCTGCAGACGAGGGCCCAACAGTTCCACGCCTGGGAGTATGACGCTGCTGCCCCAGTGCGGCCGCAAATTGCAACGCTGATGCGATTGACACGCAGTTGGTTAACCTCGGGGGAGGGGCCTCCAGCGATTGACAGAGTTGCCATGGATCGCTGTATCAGAGCCTTACCCGGGGGTGCCAAACGACACGCTTCTCAAAGCTGCCCAGAGACAGTAGATGCCCTAGTGACGCTGTTGGAGAATCACCAGGTCACGGTACAGTTGATGCAAAGCGGTAGGCCACCCAGCCAATCGGACCCcaggagagacaggcagaggctgaggaagagcgACACTGAGGCACTGGGCCCAAGCCCGAGGCCCCAAGGGGGTCCGCCCCAGCCATCCCGCCAGCGCCGCCCCTTTGTGAATCCGGACCGGCGAAAATGCTTTGCCTGTGGACAAGAGGGCCATATAGCGTGGAATTGTCCGGGAGAAGACATTCTGATGCCTACGGCGGGCTCCTCCGACTCCCCACGGAAGGCCGACAGCTATCTTACCACGTGCTGGGCTCATGAGGGCGCAAGGGCCCCAAAGCTGCCGGTCAGAATAGGGACCCAGGATGCTGAAGCCCTACTCGACTCCGGCAGTGCGGTCACCCTCCTACGGCCCGGGTTGACCTCTGGCCCCAGGGGACCCCCCATCCCAGTCTCCTGTGTCCACGGGGATTCACGTGAGTATCCCACGACCCACATTAAGGTCCAGACCACCAGGGGCACATTTGAGGTTGTTGCGGGCTTGGTGGAAAATCTGCCGGTACCAGTGCTGATTGGGCGGGACTGCCCGATATTCTGGCGTTTGTGGGCATGCAGGACTGCTGGCCACCGAAGAAACTGTCCCACCAAGAAACCTGGTAGGGACCAGAAAGTCAAGGTGGCACATGCCTGTGCAGCCCCATCTAGCCCAACCACGTCATCTGCAgaagggacagaggaggaggccctgGCCCCAGCGGAGGCCCTGGCCCCAGCGGAGGCCCCGGCCCCAGCGGAGGCCCCGGCCCCAGCGGAGGCCCCGACAAGGAGGGATCCCCGACTAACTGAAGGGTCTTCGAACGAGGTTTTTTCGGAGTTCCCACCGGCAGAAGAGGCATCTTCCACCAGGCCCGGGCAGTTTGGGACGGCCCAGTGGGAGGACCCTAACCTGGAACAAGCGCGACAGAACCTGGCTGTGGTCGAGGGAGAACCGGTGGCGGGGGTAAGTGCTAGCACCTTTCCACACTTTTCAATCAAGAATGGCCTCTTGTATAGGGTGGCAAAGCTGGAGGAACGGGTGGTGGAACAGTTGCTAGTCCCCAAGCGCTATATTAACAAAGTGTTGTACCTAGCCCACTCCCACCTGTTGGGAGCTCATTTGGGGGTGGAGAAAACCTACGACCGAGTCCGGGAGCGCTTCTACTGGCCGGGGGTGAAGAAGGCGGTCCAGGATTATTGCCAAATCTGCCCACAATGCCAGAAGACGGCGCCGAAGGTAAACTACCAGAATCCACTAATACCACTACCAATAATCGACATCCCATTCCAGAGGGTAGCCATGGATATAGTAGGCCCCTTGCCGAAGTCCAGTAGGGGGCACCGGTTTATCCTGGTTATCATGGATTATGCCACCCGGTACCCAGAGGCGGTCCCGTTACGCACCGCAAGTGCTAAAGCGGTGGCGAGAGAATTATTCCTTCTCTTTAGTAGAGTTGGGATTGCAAAGGAAGTCCTTACTGACCAGGGAACCTGTTTCATGTCTCGGGTGATGAAGGAGATGTGTAAACTGCTGAAGGTGAGCCAAATACGAACCTCTGTCTACCACCCACAGACGGACGGCCTGGTAGAACGTTTCAATAAAACCTTAAAACAAATGCTAAGGAAGGCTATTGACGTGGAGGGGAAAAACTGGGACCAACTAATCCCCTTTGTCTTGTTCTCAATCCGCGAAGTGCCCCAGGCGTCCACAGGGTTCTCACCATTTGAGCTGCTGTATGGACGGAGACCCAGGGGCATGCTGGACCTGGCCAAAGAAGCATGGGAGCAACAGCCATCAGCCCATCGCTCCGCCATAGAGTATGTCGACCAGATGCAGGACAGGATGGCTAAGGTATGGCCCCTGGTGCGGGAGCATATGCAACAAGCCCAACACGCCCAAGCCAGAATCTATAACCGTAGAGCTCAGCTACGGGAGTTCCAGCCGGGAGAGTTTGTCTTGGTCCTGATTCCAACGGTGGAATGCAAATTCCTGGCAAAGTGGCATGGACCCTATGAGGTGATCGAAAGGGTGTGGGAGGTGAATTATAAGGTAAGACAACCGGGAAGGAGGAAAATCTGCCAAATATATCACATTAATCTGTTGAAGAAATGGCACGCCCCTGACAGTGTTCCGATGGCCGCACTAACCACCGAAACCCAAGATCGTGTCCCCTCACAGGTACCTCTGGGCCCCCATCTGAGTCCGACCCACCGGCAAGACATGGTGGAACTAACTGGGCagttcaaagatgttttttcagaCATGCCGGGAAGGACCACGGTGATTAACCACGACATCATCACCGAACCTGGGAAAAAGGTGAGGCTCCGACCCTACCGCATACCAGAGGCAAAAAGGGAGACCATCAAAGAagaggtgagaaggatgttggAGATGGGCGTTATTGAGGAGTCACACAGTGCATGGTCCAGCCCGATTGTGTTGACTCCAAAACCCGACGGCAGCGAGAGATTCTGCAATGATTTTAGAAAATTGAACGAAATCTCAAAATTTGACGCTTACCCCATGCCGAGGGTTGATGAGTTAATAGAGCGATTAGGCCCAGCCCGGTTTGTGTCCACGCTCGACCTCACTAAAGGTTACTGGCAGGTTCCCCTCACAGAAACCGCCAAAGAGAAGACAGCGTTTGCTACCCCAGAAGGCCTGTACCACTATAGAGTCCTGCCCTTCGGAGTCCACGGAGCGCCAGCTACGTTCCAAAGAATGATGGACCAGGTGCTCCGACCTCATCGGGAGTATGCAGCGGCCTACCTAGATGATGTGGTCATACACAGCCCCGACTGGACCACCCATGTAGGCCACCTGAAAGCTGTCCTGGGAAGCCTACGGAGAGCTGGCCTGACCGCCAACCCAAAAAAGTGCCACCTTGGCCTGGAGGAGGCGGAATACCTCGGCTACACCATTGGGAGAGGCAGTGTGAGACCCCAATCCCGGAAAGTGGAGGCCATTGCCACCTGGCCTAAGCCAGCCACGAAGCGGCAAGTAAAAACGTTCCTCGGCCTGGTCGGCTATTATCAGTGCTTTATACCCCACTTTGCTACTATTGCAGCCCCTTTACACGAGATGACGAAAAACAGCCACCCACACCAGGTCCTCTGGAGCACCGAAGCTGAGGCAGCCTTTACAACCCTTCGGAGGGCCCTGTGCACCGAGCCAATTTTAAGCACCCCTAATTTTGAGGACACGTTCATCGTCCATACAGATGCCTCTGGATCAGGGCTTGGAGCCGTGCTGTCccaggtcagaggaggagaagaacaccCAGTGACCTATATCAGCC